One genomic region from Chthoniobacterales bacterium encodes:
- a CDS encoding peptidoglycan-binding domain-containing protein: MFVNGSWGGLDAGVFPWDYYPYDAYDYYPYDYAVDGLENAPPDYAVGSVDNVPTDDHAPPQPDVTVSSVQTQLTQLGYYNGPVDGLFGPTTRDAVARYQTDQNLEVTGSLSPETLQSLKVPGKTDSN, translated from the coding sequence GTGTTTGTTAACGGATCCTGGGGCGGACTCGATGCCGGGGTGTTTCCGTGGGACTACTATCCATATGACGCCTACGACTACTATCCTTACGACTACGCCGTAGATGGCTTGGAGAACGCTCCCCCGGATTACGCCGTTGGTAGCGTGGACAATGTTCCAACGGATGATCACGCTCCACCCCAGCCTGATGTGACGGTCTCCAGCGTTCAGACGCAACTAACGCAATTGGGTTACTATAATGGACCGGTCGATGGCTTGTTTGGGCCTACCACGCGGGATGCCGTTGCTCGTTACCAGACCGATCAGAATCTCGAAGTCACTGGTAGCCTTTCGCCCGAAACCCTGCAATCGCTTAAAGTGCCAGGGAAAACCGATTCGAACTGA